The sequence below is a genomic window from Methanobrevibacter sp..
GCCTAAAATCATCAAAAGCCTTCTCACTCTCAACCAACTCAGAACGTTCCAAAGAAATCTCATTTAAAGATTCTTCTTTAAATGTACTGAATTCTGATTTTTCATTTAATAATCTATTTGAATCTTCTTCAAAAAATTTTTCCATTTCTTTTTTTATCTTATTGAAAGAATCCTTATCTTGATTAAATTTTAAGGTATCCTGTTTAAGCTTATTTTCCTTTTCATTGAGATTTTTAAGTTTTTCATCATAAAAAGAGTTAAATTCTTCTTTTTTAATTTTCAATTCATTAAGTTTACTTTGAGTTTCTGCCTTTAATAATAAATATTCCTTATTTAATTGAGAATACTTGTTAAGTAAATCTAATTCTTTTGAATTTTTTGAATCAAGAACATTAAGATAAAAACTTTTATTTACATCATTTAAATTAGATAAGAATTCATTGTGTAAGTTAATATTTTCTTTAATTTTTAAAAAGTCGTTAAACATTAAATTCCAATAATCTTCTTTGAAATCTTCATTAATTAATTCATACCATCTTTGTATATAACTAATTTTATAATTAATTAATTCTTCTTTATAAAAATCAACATAATCATATTTTTTAAAAACTTTACAAACAAGGTTTGAAACCTTTATAACATCCAAAAATTTTTCATCCTTATCATAAGTGATTGATTTTTCCCTATATCTCCTTATTGA
It includes:
- a CDS encoding glycosyltransferase is translated as MFPKISIIVPVYNVEKYLERCLDSIVNQTLNDIEIICINDGSTDNSLNILTDYAKNDNRIIIIDQNNQGLSMARNKGIDIAKGEYILFVDSDDWIDLNTCLIYYNESKEKDLDLLIDSVESYEENEDKFIRENYYKNIFLPEEFRGTIFNNRDIKDYVFSLNVVVYGKLYRNSLLKKYDIKFPQDVYFEDNVFFWEVILAAEKISVCENFSSIRRYREKSITYDKDEKFLDVIKVSNLVCKVFKKYDYVDFYKEELINYKISYIQRWYELINEDFKEDYWNLMFNDFLKIKENINLHNEFLSNLNDVNKSFYLNVLDSKNSKELDLLNKYSQLNKEYLLLKAETQSKLNELKIKKEEFNSFYDEKLKNLNEKENKLKQDTLKFNQDKDSFNKIKKEMEKFFEEDSNRLLNEKSEFSTFKEESLNEISLERSELVESEKAFDDFR